One Sphingomonas sp. FARSPH DNA segment encodes these proteins:
- a CDS encoding IS5 family transposase (programmed frameshift), whose translation MSDLFWLTDKQMQRIEPYFPLSHGVPRVDDRRIVSGIIFVIRNGLRWRDAPAAYGPPKTIYNRFIRWSRMGVFNRIFAGLATEGGAPDQLMIDATHLKAHRTAASLLKKGLFPRCIGRTRGGLNSKLHAVCDDRGRPRVMLLTEGQMSDYKGAALMFEAMPPAPVLLADRGYDADWFRQALAARGAAACIPSRKGRKAPIPHDAVLYRRRHRIENMFGRLKDWRRIHTRYDRCAHAFMSAIALAATVIFWINQ comes from the exons ATGAGTGACCTGTTCTGGCTGACGGACAAGCAGATGCAGCGGATCGAGCCGTACTTTCCGCTGTCGCATGGCGTGCCGCGTGTGGATGATCGGCGGATCGTCAGCGGGATCATTTTCGTGATCCGCAATGGCCTGCGCTGGCGGGATGCGCCAGCGGCTTACGGCCCGCCCAAGACGATCTACAACCGGTTCATCCGCTGGAGCCGGATGGGTGTCTTTAACCGGATATTTGCCGGACTGGCGACTGAGGGCGGAGCGCCGGACCAGTTGATGATCGATGCCACGCATCTGAAAGCGCACCGGACGGCGGCCAGCCTGCTCAAAAAGGGGCTCT TTCCCCGATGTATCGGACGCACCAGGGGCGGCCTGAACTCTAAGCTGCACGCCGTCTGCGATGATCGTGGTCGCCCGCGCGTCATGCTGCTCACCGAAGGGCAGATGAGCGACTACAAGGGCGCGGCCCTCATGTTCGAGGCGATGCCACCCGCCCCGGTGCTGCTCGCCGATCGCGGCTACGATGCCGACTGGTTCCGTCAGGCGCTCGCCGCACGCGGCGCTGCCGCCTGCATCCCGTCACGCAAAGGCCGCAAGGCACCGATCCCGCATGATGCCGTCCTCTACCGGCGTCGCCACAGGATCGAGAACATGTTCGGCCGCCTCAAGGACTGGCGACGCATCCACACCCGCTACGACCGATGCGCTCACGCCTTCATGTCCGCCATCGCTCTCGCTGCAACCGTCATCTTCTGGATCAACCAATGA
- a CDS encoding TIGR01244 family sulfur transferase: MADIRTINDSISVAPQITPDDIAGLKAAGFVAIVNNRPDDEEPGQPSGEAIRVAAEVAGLGYTAIPVTHAGFSHPQLDAMAQALVAADGPVLAYCRSGTRSCNLWALAAAKAGRNPELLVMQARAAGYDLGGIRPTLDALAAAAPATPVSATDATPRPA, encoded by the coding sequence ATGGCCGACATCCGCACGATCAACGACAGCATCAGCGTCGCTCCGCAGATCACTCCAGACGACATCGCCGGGCTGAAGGCGGCGGGGTTCGTCGCGATCGTCAACAACCGTCCCGACGACGAGGAGCCCGGCCAGCCGTCGGGCGAGGCGATCCGCGTCGCGGCCGAGGTCGCCGGCCTCGGCTACACCGCGATCCCCGTGACGCATGCGGGCTTCTCGCATCCGCAGCTCGACGCGATGGCACAGGCTTTGGTCGCTGCCGACGGCCCCGTCCTCGCCTATTGCCGGTCGGGCACGCGCAGCTGCAACCTGTGGGCTCTGGCTGCGGCCAAAGCGGGGCGCAATCCGGAATTGCTGGTGATGCAGGCACGCGCCGCGGGCTACGACCTTGGCGGTATCCGCCCGACGCTCGACGCGCTCGCCGCCGCCGCGCCCGCGACCCCCGTGTCCGCGACTGACGCGACGCCGCGCCCGGCATGA
- a CDS encoding ammonium transporter: MTLMHRIAAAGATLAGLLATAPAWAQAAAAAAPIKAPTATQMATMVNKGDTTWMLISSALVLMMSVPALALFYGGLVRTKNMLSVLMQVFMIVSVASLVWVCWGYSIAFTSGGDNHFFGGLSKAFLMGVSGTTYAATFSNNVYIPEFAYVCFQMTFACITPALIVGAFAERVKFTPLILFVVAWLTIVYFPIAHMVWYWAGPDFLPDAKTDGGFLFNLGALDFAGGTVVHINAGIAGMVGCLIMGPRLGYKKDPMPPHSLTMTMIGASLLWVGWFGFNAGSNLEANGVTAVAFINTFVATAAAAVAWAVIEQVVHKKPSLLGAATGAVAGLVAITPASGFGGPMTSIVLGFVVSAVCFFFVTTVKNKFGYDDTLDVFGVHCVGGIVGALGTAVVASPALGGQGVFDYTVFPAAFDAASYSISAQFVKQLEAVVITLVWSGGVSAVLFYALKLTTGLRPTAEVEAEGLDINEHGERAYNY, translated from the coding sequence ATGACGTTGATGCACAGAATCGCAGCGGCCGGCGCGACGCTCGCCGGGTTGCTGGCCACCGCGCCCGCCTGGGCGCAGGCCGCCGCCGCGGCCGCGCCGATCAAGGCGCCTACCGCCACGCAGATGGCCACGATGGTCAACAAGGGCGACACCACCTGGATGCTGATCTCGTCGGCATTGGTGCTGATGATGTCGGTTCCCGCGCTGGCGCTGTTCTACGGCGGCCTGGTGCGGACCAAGAACATGCTCAGCGTGCTGATGCAGGTGTTCATGATCGTCAGCGTCGCCAGCCTGGTCTGGGTGTGCTGGGGCTACAGCATCGCCTTCACCTCTGGCGGGGACAACCACTTCTTCGGCGGCCTGTCCAAGGCGTTTCTGATGGGTGTCAGCGGCACGACCTATGCCGCGACCTTCTCGAACAACGTCTACATCCCCGAATTCGCCTATGTCTGCTTCCAGATGACCTTTGCCTGCATCACGCCGGCGCTGATCGTCGGCGCGTTTGCGGAACGGGTGAAGTTCACGCCGCTGATCCTGTTCGTGGTCGCATGGCTGACGATCGTCTATTTCCCGATCGCGCACATGGTCTGGTACTGGGCGGGCCCGGACTTCCTGCCCGATGCGAAGACGGATGGCGGCTTCCTGTTCAACCTGGGCGCGCTCGACTTCGCGGGCGGCACGGTGGTGCACATCAACGCCGGGATCGCGGGCATGGTCGGCTGCCTCATCATGGGGCCGCGGCTGGGCTACAAGAAGGATCCGATGCCTCCGCACTCGCTGACCATGACGATGATCGGCGCCTCGCTGCTGTGGGTGGGCTGGTTCGGGTTCAACGCGGGCTCCAACCTGGAAGCGAACGGCGTCACCGCGGTCGCCTTCATCAATACCTTCGTCGCCACGGCGGCGGCGGCAGTCGCCTGGGCGGTGATCGAGCAGGTCGTGCATAAGAAGCCCTCGCTGCTGGGCGCGGCGACGGGTGCGGTCGCCGGCCTCGTCGCGATCACCCCGGCCTCGGGCTTCGGCGGACCGATGACCTCGATCGTCCTCGGCTTCGTCGTCTCGGCGGTCTGCTTCTTCTTCGTCACCACGGTGAAGAACAAGTTCGGCTATGACGACACGCTCGACGTGTTCGGCGTCCACTGCGTCGGCGGCATCGTCGGCGCGCTCGGCACCGCGGTCGTCGCCTCGCCGGCGCTCGGCGGCCAGGGCGTGTTCGACTACACCGTCTTCCCGGCGGCGTTCGACGCGGCGAGCTACAGCATCTCGGCGCAGTTCGTGAAGCAGCTCGAGGCGGTGGTCATCACGCTCGTCTGGTCGGGCGGCGTCTCGGCGGTGCTGTTCTACGCGCTCAAGCTGACGACGGGCCTGCGCCCGACGGCGGAAGTCGAAGCCGAAGGGCTCGACATCAACGAGCATGGCGAGCGCGCCTACAATTACTGA
- a CDS encoding P-II family nitrogen regulator, with protein sequence MKLVIAIIKPFKLDEVREALTTLGVAGMTVTEVKGFGRQKGQTEIYRGAEYSTNMVPKIKIEVVCAASLADRAVEAIQAAANTGAIGDGKIFVLDVGQAVRIRTGETDDSAL encoded by the coding sequence ATGAAGCTGGTCATTGCGATCATCAAGCCGTTCAAGCTCGACGAGGTGAGGGAAGCGCTCACCACGTTGGGGGTGGCGGGGATGACGGTCACCGAGGTCAAGGGGTTCGGCCGACAGAAGGGCCAGACCGAAATCTACCGCGGTGCGGAATATAGCACCAACATGGTGCCCAAGATCAAGATCGAGGTGGTCTGCGCCGCCAGCCTCGCCGACCGTGCGGTCGAGGCGATCCAGGCGGCAGCGAACACCGGCGCGATCGGCGACGGCAAGATCTTCGTGCTCGACGTGGGTCAGGCGGTGCGCATCCGCACCGGCGAAACCGACGATTCGGCGCTCTGA
- a CDS encoding putative signal transducing protein has translation MALVELGRYDRNLANILVGRLAAEGIAAIAFDGGASIADGSYLLIPVRVMVDADELDAAQAIVGTA, from the coding sequence ATGGCCCTCGTGGAACTCGGTCGCTACGACCGCAACCTTGCCAACATCCTGGTCGGGCGGCTGGCGGCGGAGGGGATTGCGGCGATCGCTTTCGACGGCGGGGCAAGCATCGCCGACGGCAGTTATCTGCTGATCCCGGTACGCGTGATGGTCGACGCGGACGAGCTGGACGCGGCGCAGGCGATCGTCGGTACTGCCTGA
- a CDS encoding type II toxin-antitoxin system CcdA family antitoxin: MKHDPIRTGKRKAVNLSLDTGIVDFAREQGINLSQVSEAALREAAKQARDKRWIEENRTKMEGWNAWFEAHGMPFEELRVWPWRD; this comes from the coding sequence ATGAAGCACGATCCGATCCGCACCGGCAAGCGAAAGGCCGTGAATTTGTCCCTCGACACGGGCATCGTCGACTTCGCACGCGAACAGGGCATCAACCTGTCGCAAGTGAGCGAAGCGGCGTTGCGCGAGGCGGCCAAGCAGGCGCGCGACAAGCGCTGGATCGAAGAAAACCGGACGAAGATGGAAGGCTGGAACGCCTGGTTCGAGGCGCACGGCATGCCCTTCGAGGAGTTGAGGGTGTGGCCGTGGCGCGACTAG
- a CDS encoding CcdB family protein translates to MARLDVVRLKGGSIAIDCQADILSHLSTRFTVPLLPPEQLPDRIVGLHPSFDVAGRQWIMASHLAGAIPARAVEATIASLRGEEYAVQRALDMLTGSY, encoded by the coding sequence GTGGCGCGACTAGACGTCGTCCGGCTGAAGGGAGGGTCGATCGCAATCGACTGTCAGGCGGATATCCTGAGCCACCTGTCGACGCGTTTCACCGTCCCTCTGCTCCCGCCAGAGCAACTTCCCGACCGGATCGTCGGGCTGCATCCAAGCTTCGACGTCGCGGGACGTCAGTGGATCATGGCCTCGCATCTCGCCGGTGCGATACCGGCGCGCGCGGTAGAAGCGACGATCGCTTCGCTACGTGGTGAAGAATATGCCGTGCAACGCGCACTGGACATGCTGACCGGCAGTTACTGA
- the tldD gene encoding metalloprotease TldD produces the protein MTVTADPRSFLYRDQLTPEAALRLTAETLGRADDGELYLQYRRSEAFGFDDGRLKTASYDTGAGFGLRAVSGEMTAFAHANELSEAAIRRAGETMALIDPSTAARAPAPQGTNHRLYTDADPLDLVPFVDKVNLCQTIDAAARARDPRVAQVSVGLSGSWSVVEIVRPDGFVATDVRPLVRLNVTIVAESNGRRETGSFGIGGRYLYDRLVDPATWNRAIDEALAQALVNLESVAAPAGDMTVLLGPGWPGVLLHEAIGHGLEGDFNRKGTSAFSGRIGERVAAAGITIVDDGSIPDRRGSLSIDDEGTPTRETVLIEDGILKGYMQDRLNARLMGVAATGNGRRESFAHAPMPRMTNTFMKGGRDDPAELLSRVKTGIFAKSFGGGQVDIVSGKFVFSCTEAYRIEDGKLGAPIKGATLIGDGPTVLTKVTGIGNDFALDEGIGVCGKGGQSVPAGVGQPTLLVEGLTVGGTAQ, from the coding sequence ATGACCGTCACCGCCGACCCGCGCTCGTTCCTCTATCGTGACCAATTGACCCCGGAGGCGGCGTTGCGGCTGACCGCCGAGACGCTGGGCCGCGCCGACGATGGCGAACTCTATCTGCAATATCGCCGGTCGGAGGCGTTCGGCTTCGACGACGGGCGCCTGAAGACGGCGAGCTACGACACGGGTGCGGGCTTCGGCCTGCGCGCGGTGTCGGGTGAGATGACCGCCTTCGCGCATGCCAACGAATTGTCCGAGGCGGCGATCCGCCGCGCAGGCGAGACGATGGCGCTGATCGATCCCTCGACCGCCGCGCGCGCACCCGCGCCGCAGGGGACCAACCACCGGCTCTACACTGATGCCGATCCGCTTGACCTCGTGCCCTTCGTCGACAAGGTGAACCTGTGCCAGACGATCGACGCGGCGGCGCGCGCGCGCGACCCGCGCGTCGCGCAGGTTTCGGTCGGCCTGTCGGGCAGCTGGAGCGTCGTCGAGATCGTCCGCCCCGACGGCTTTGTCGCCACCGACGTGCGGCCGTTGGTGCGGCTCAACGTGACGATCGTCGCGGAGTCCAACGGCCGGCGCGAGACGGGCAGCTTCGGGATCGGCGGGCGGTATCTCTACGACCGGCTGGTCGACCCGGCGACGTGGAACCGCGCGATCGACGAGGCGCTGGCGCAGGCGCTGGTCAACCTCGAATCGGTCGCGGCGCCGGCGGGCGATATGACGGTGCTGCTCGGGCCGGGCTGGCCGGGCGTGCTGCTGCACGAGGCGATCGGCCACGGGCTGGAGGGCGATTTCAACCGCAAGGGCACCAGCGCCTTTTCGGGCCGGATCGGTGAGCGCGTAGCCGCGGCGGGGATCACCATCGTCGACGATGGATCGATTCCCGACCGGCGCGGCTCGCTGTCGATCGACGACGAGGGCACGCCGACGCGCGAGACGGTGCTGATCGAGGACGGCATCCTCAAGGGTTACATGCAGGACCGGCTCAATGCGCGGCTGATGGGCGTCGCGGCGACGGGCAACGGCCGCCGCGAGAGCTTCGCGCACGCGCCGATGCCGCGGATGACCAACACGTTCATGAAGGGGGGCCGCGACGATCCCGCCGAGCTGCTGTCGCGCGTCAAGACGGGCATCTTCGCCAAGAGCTTCGGCGGCGGGCAGGTCGATATCGTGTCGGGCAAGTTCGTCTTTTCCTGCACCGAGGCGTATCGGATCGAGGACGGCAAACTGGGCGCGCCGATCAAGGGTGCGACGCTGATCGGCGACGGCCCGACGGTGCTGACCAAGGTGACCGGGATCGGCAACGATTTCGCGCTCGACGAGGGCATCGGCGTATGCGGCAAGGGCGGGCAGAGCGTCCCGGCGGGCGTCGGCCAGCCGACGTTGCTGGTCGAGGGGCTGACGGTGGGCGGGACGGCTCAGTAA
- a CDS encoding zinc-finger domain-containing protein, translated as MLPPPEVVRVSHRRVACDGATDIPGGAALGHPRVFLQIDEHGYIDCGYCDRRFVLIGGPADGVDPARLPDISEGASPELR; from the coding sequence ATGCTGCCGCCGCCCGAAGTCGTCCGTGTCTCCCACCGCCGCGTCGCCTGCGACGGCGCCACCGACATTCCCGGCGGGGCGGCGCTCGGCCACCCGCGTGTCTTTCTGCAGATCGACGAGCATGGCTATATCGACTGCGGCTATTGCGACCGGCGCTTCGTGCTGATCGGCGGCCCGGCGGACGGCGTCGATCCGGCGCGCCTGCCCGACATTTCCGAAGGCGCGAGCCCCGAATTGCGCTGA
- a CDS encoding ABC transporter ATP-binding protein: MTEPTEAAISIRGLCKTYAGVKGGPPKQALDGVTFDVPRGQIFGLLGPNGAGKSTLINILAGLVNKTSGSASIWGFDIDAHPRNAKASIGIVNQEILFDPFFTPVETLEIQAGLYGVPKAERKSLDLLRAVHLEDKANAYARTLSGGMKRRLMVAKAMVHSPPVLVLDEPTAGVDIELRQQLWAYVRQLNDAGVTVVLTTHYLEEAEQLCDRIAIINQGRLVANEPTRDLVGKAQEKLVAVTVDRDLAEAPAAPCFEKIVLKGARTLEITYSKDKVNAGEVLAAVTREGLGIVDVTTREADLEDVFLSLTRSHG; this comes from the coding sequence ATGACCGAGCCAACCGAAGCCGCCATCTCGATCCGCGGCCTTTGCAAGACCTACGCCGGGGTGAAGGGCGGCCCGCCCAAGCAGGCGCTCGACGGCGTCACCTTCGACGTGCCGCGCGGCCAGATCTTCGGCCTGCTCGGCCCCAATGGCGCGGGCAAGTCGACGCTGATCAACATCCTCGCCGGCCTCGTCAACAAGACGAGCGGGTCGGCGAGCATCTGGGGCTTCGACATCGATGCGCACCCGCGCAACGCCAAGGCGTCGATCGGCATCGTCAATCAGGAAATCCTGTTCGACCCCTTCTTCACGCCGGTCGAGACGCTGGAGATCCAGGCCGGCCTCTACGGCGTGCCCAAGGCCGAACGCAAAAGCCTCGACCTGCTGCGCGCGGTGCATCTGGAGGACAAGGCGAACGCTTATGCCCGCACCTTGTCGGGCGGCATGAAGCGGCGGCTGATGGTCGCCAAGGCAATGGTCCATTCGCCCCCCGTCCTCGTCCTCGACGAGCCGACCGCGGGCGTCGACATCGAATTGCGCCAGCAATTGTGGGCTTACGTGCGCCAGCTCAACGACGCCGGCGTCACCGTGGTCCTGACCACGCACTATCTCGAGGAGGCGGAGCAATTGTGTGATCGCATCGCGATCATCAACCAGGGCCGCCTCGTCGCCAACGAACCGACCCGCGACCTCGTCGGCAAGGCGCAGGAAAAGCTGGTCGCGGTGACGGTCGACCGCGACCTCGCCGAAGCGCCCGCCGCGCCCTGTTTCGAGAAGATCGTGCTGAAAGGCGCGCGCACGCTCGAGATCACCTACAGCAAGGACAAGGTCAACGCGGGCGAAGTGCTCGCCGCGGTGACGCGCGAGGGCCTCGGCATCGTCGACGTGACGACGCGCGAGGCGGACCTGGAGGACGTGTTCCTCAGCCTCACCCGGTCGCATGGGTAA
- a CDS encoding endonuclease domain-containing protein — protein sequence MNDDPAGEHEARSPSPSGEGLGWGTPADLDARAKTMRRQPTEPEMRLWRQLSNSQLGGFKFRRQAKLGWRIADFFCPSLGLIVEVDGHTHDSETDARKDAIARQRGFHVIRFTNTDVLQNMEGVLTSLLIFAQTLPPRARWRLPHPNPSPEGEGL from the coding sequence GTGAACGACGATCCGGCGGGTGAGCACGAAGCCAGAAGCCCCTCCCCTTCAGGGGAGGGGTTGGGGTGGGGAACGCCCGCGGACTTAGATGCGCGGGCAAAGACGATGCGCCGTCAGCCGACTGAACCGGAAATGCGGCTGTGGCGGCAACTATCGAACAGCCAACTTGGCGGCTTCAAGTTCCGGCGACAGGCAAAGCTCGGCTGGCGCATCGCCGACTTCTTCTGCCCCTCGCTCGGGCTGATCGTCGAGGTAGACGGCCATACACATGATTCGGAAACCGACGCACGCAAGGACGCGATCGCTCGGCAACGGGGATTTCACGTCATCCGTTTTACCAATACGGATGTCTTGCAGAACATGGAGGGCGTGCTGACTTCGCTGCTGATCTTCGCGCAGACATTGCCACCGCGCGCTCGATGGCGACTGCCCCACCCCAACCCCTCCCCTGAAGGGGAGGGGCTTTAA
- the nadB gene encoding L-aspartate oxidase, whose translation MANQSDILIVGSGAAGLTAALTLADRFRVTVLAKGALNEGSTAWAQGGIAAVLEPGDTFDHHVEDTMVAGAGLNDRDIVEFVVENAPAAIERLIQLGVPFATEGNALHLTREGGHSHRRIVHVADATGWAVQEALQRAAEAHPNITLVPDQIAIDLATSRHEERYSGAGNVWGVYAVDRGTGRVNLYTAKATILATGGAGRTYLFSTAPRGATGDGIAMAWRAGARVSNMEMMQFHPTCLYNLEVKNFLITEAVRGEGGRLINPTTGKRFMTYYDAARMELAPRDVVARAIDAEIKRYGLDYVHLDISHMPADFIRGHFPNIYDKLIGLGIDMTTQPIPVVPAQHYTCGGIVIDRDGRTDLPGLYAAGECTESGLHGANRLASNSLLECFVFGEAAANHIAAHWDALPPVPKIRGWDESRVTDSDEEVVIKQNWTEIRRFMWNYVGIVRTTKRLERAQHRIKMLTEEVADYYGHFRVTPDLIELRNLLQTAELIVRSALHRHESRGLHYTRDWPETLPEAVDTVLVP comes from the coding sequence GTGGCTAACCAATCCGACATCCTCATCGTCGGCTCCGGCGCCGCCGGGCTTACCGCGGCGCTGACGCTCGCCGATCGCTTCCGCGTCACCGTGCTCGCCAAGGGCGCGCTCAACGAAGGATCGACCGCCTGGGCGCAAGGGGGAATCGCCGCGGTGCTCGAACCCGGCGACACGTTCGACCATCATGTCGAGGATACGATGGTCGCGGGCGCAGGGCTCAACGACCGCGACATCGTCGAATTCGTGGTCGAGAACGCGCCCGCCGCGATCGAGCGGCTGATCCAGCTGGGCGTTCCCTTCGCCACCGAAGGCAATGCGCTCCACCTGACGCGTGAGGGCGGCCATTCGCACCGCCGCATCGTCCATGTCGCCGACGCCACCGGCTGGGCGGTGCAGGAGGCGCTGCAGCGCGCGGCGGAGGCGCATCCCAATATCACGCTCGTCCCCGACCAGATCGCGATCGACCTCGCCACCAGCCGGCACGAGGAACGCTATTCGGGCGCGGGCAACGTCTGGGGCGTCTATGCGGTCGATCGCGGCACGGGCCGCGTCAACCTCTACACCGCGAAGGCGACGATCCTCGCCACCGGCGGCGCGGGCCGCACCTATCTCTTCTCCACCGCGCCGCGCGGCGCGACGGGGGACGGCATCGCGATGGCGTGGCGCGCGGGCGCCCGCGTCTCCAACATGGAGATGATGCAGTTCCACCCGACCTGCCTCTACAATCTCGAGGTCAAGAACTTCCTCATCACCGAGGCGGTGCGCGGCGAGGGCGGTCGGCTGATCAACCCGACCACCGGCAAGCGCTTCATGACCTATTACGACGCGGCGCGGATGGAGCTGGCGCCGCGCGACGTCGTCGCCCGCGCGATCGATGCCGAGATCAAGCGCTACGGCCTCGACTACGTCCATCTCGACATCAGCCACATGCCCGCCGATTTCATCCGTGGCCATTTCCCCAACATCTACGACAAGTTGATCGGCCTGGGCATCGACATGACGACGCAGCCGATTCCCGTCGTGCCCGCGCAGCATTACACCTGCGGCGGCATCGTCATCGACCGCGACGGGCGCACCGATCTGCCCGGCCTCTATGCCGCCGGCGAATGCACCGAAAGCGGGCTGCACGGCGCGAACCGGCTGGCGTCCAACTCGCTGCTCGAATGTTTCGTCTTCGGCGAGGCGGCGGCGAACCATATCGCCGCGCACTGGGACGCATTGCCGCCGGTGCCGAAGATCCGCGGCTGGGACGAAAGCCGCGTCACCGATTCGGACGAAGAGGTGGTGATCAAGCAGAACTGGACCGAGATCCGTCGCTTCATGTGGAATTACGTCGGCATCGTGCGCACCACCAAACGGCTGGAGCGCGCGCAGCATCGCATCAAGATGCTGACCGAAGAGGTCGCCGATTATTACGGCCATTTCCGCGTCACGCCCGATCTGATCGAGCTTCGCAACCTGCTCCAGACCGCCGAGCTGATCGTCCGATCCGCGCTCCACCGCCACGAAAGCCGCGGCCTGCATTACACGCGCGACTGGCCGGAAACGTTGCCCGAGGCGGTCGACACCGTGCTCGTGCCCTGA
- a CDS encoding GIN domain-containing protein yields the protein MTIRQPFTLALLLLLPVSADAEERRVGLGSFDRVRIEGPYRVTIATGGSPGAVLRSDGSLDGVELHNESGTLMLRRAASAGWGERRTAAGGPVTVALTTPALAGLSAAGGAEVSVTRMAAPRIDVTLGGSGRIAIDTVAGDQLNAQLIGDGQIRFGAGKVGTLRLTASGTGGIDAGSIDAGDAVVHLAGSGAIAARARYTATVSNAGLGMVSVAGQPKCRLVGQPTGTVTCGTER from the coding sequence ATGACGATCCGCCAGCCTTTCACGCTCGCCCTGCTGCTGTTGCTGCCCGTATCTGCCGACGCGGAGGAGCGCCGCGTCGGGCTGGGCAGTTTCGACCGCGTGCGGATCGAAGGGCCGTATCGCGTGACGATCGCGACGGGCGGATCGCCGGGCGCGGTGCTGCGGAGCGACGGCAGCCTCGACGGCGTCGAACTGCATAACGAGAGCGGGACGCTGATGCTGCGCCGTGCGGCCAGTGCGGGCTGGGGCGAGCGGCGCACGGCGGCGGGCGGCCCGGTGACCGTCGCGCTGACCACGCCCGCGCTCGCCGGCCTGTCCGCAGCCGGAGGCGCCGAGGTGAGCGTCACCCGCATGGCGGCGCCGCGGATCGACGTGACGCTGGGCGGTTCGGGCCGGATCGCGATTGACACGGTAGCGGGCGACCAGCTCAACGCGCAGCTGATCGGCGACGGGCAGATCCGTTTCGGCGCGGGCAAGGTCGGAACACTGCGTCTCACCGCGAGCGGAACGGGCGGGATCGACGCGGGGAGCATCGATGCGGGCGACGCCGTCGTGCATCTTGCCGGATCGGGCGCGATCGCCGCGCGGGCGCGCTATACCGCGACGGTGTCCAACGCAGGGCTGGGCATGGTGAGCGTCGCGGGCCAGCCGAAATGCCGTCTGGTCGGACAGCCGACGGGCACCGTCACCTGTGGAACGGAGCGGTAG
- a CDS encoding head GIN domain-containing protein, giving the protein MRTVAMLMAAGLVVACSAHDKGDEIAASGSGPSRSYAAQDFTKLLVTGGDDIDVRVGTGFSVRAEGPGKALDQVRIARDGDTLVIGRRQRLGIGWQSGARDVKVYVTMPRLAEATLAGSATMAVDRIEGGSFDGNVAGSGDLNIAALTSDAVDLSVAGSGNVHAAGAVKRLKVAVAGSGSLDAAGLRAEEATVSVAGSGDVRAAVTGSAKVDLVGSGDVDLGAAAKCQVSKMGSGSVRCGR; this is encoded by the coding sequence ATGCGGACGGTTGCGATGCTGATGGCGGCAGGCCTGGTGGTGGCCTGTTCGGCGCACGACAAGGGTGACGAGATCGCCGCATCGGGCAGCGGGCCGTCGCGCAGCTATGCGGCGCAGGATTTCACCAAGCTGCTGGTGACGGGTGGCGACGATATCGACGTGCGCGTCGGCACCGGCTTCTCGGTGCGTGCCGAGGGGCCGGGCAAGGCGCTCGACCAGGTGCGCATCGCGCGCGACGGCGACACGCTGGTGATCGGGCGACGCCAGCGGCTGGGCATCGGATGGCAGAGCGGCGCGCGGGACGTGAAGGTCTATGTCACGATGCCGCGTCTTGCCGAGGCGACGCTGGCCGGATCGGCGACGATGGCGGTCGATCGGATCGAGGGTGGCAGCTTCGACGGCAACGTGGCCGGGTCGGGCGACCTCAACATCGCCGCACTGACCAGTGACGCGGTCGACCTGTCCGTCGCGGGATCGGGCAACGTCCACGCCGCGGGCGCGGTGAAGCGGCTGAAGGTAGCGGTCGCGGGATCGGGCAGCCTCGATGCGGCGGGTCTGCGCGCCGAGGAGGCGACCGTCAGCGTCGCGGGATCGGGCGACGTACGCGCTGCGGTGACCGGATCGGCGAAGGTCGACCTGGTCGGGTCCGGCGATGTCGACCTGGGCGCGGCGGCGAAGTGCCAGGTGTCGAAGATGGGATCGGGCTCGGTGCGCTGCGGCCGCTGA